One Palaemon carinicauda isolate YSFRI2023 chromosome 5, ASM3689809v2, whole genome shotgun sequence DNA window includes the following coding sequences:
- the LOC137640823 gene encoding uncharacterized protein yields the protein MHGESIVKSYLVQDLVVSDINGQNGILLPKTYSRQEIPVSHDQIPRPELLRRWPYFHDVAKSIPEIMPEIDIGLLIGSNCPLAVEPLKIISTDGKGPFALQYRHGWTVSSPVEDNSVTSTHRVNSNRIVTEDIEQATEILSPNRILNILESDFIDSRVARYPGEKGLSPEDTTFLKKAESNVVFKDGHFEIPLPFRNQNLMVPNNKILAIKRALYQKKKIQKDPKYHSDYVNFIDKILQNDYAERIPDSLLTAKSGHVWYLPHHGVYNQRKPDKIRVVFDCSAKFNGISLNDQLLQGPDLTNSLIGVLTRFREHQVAFTCDVESMFYQVKVPKHQYNHLRFLWWPNGDISKELKEYWMKVHLFGAVSSPSIANYALRRVADEGSNLSSEVAHTIKRNFYVDDCLKSVPSATEASSLIAELTAACRGCGFRLCKFTSNDVSVLNTIPADDRSKELKTRDINYDPLPTEHALGILWVVETDTFGFSVLLPDKPLTRRGILSIVSSIYDPLGFAAPFVLLAKQILQDLCKETNLAWDDEVPDDYQRRFKQWISEVPNLQKITIPRCLKLPQQAKDTTFQMHVFSDASTSGYGAVAYLTSNEGGCSKTSFLIGKARVVPLKATSIPRLELTAAAVAVNLGQKITLELDLHLNEICYYTDSTTVLYYIRAERKRFPVFVANRVRQIRDFSSANQWKYVSTDLNPADIASRGVSSVISSDMTRWLEGPDFLNMPASECPAKMHPSSEPQVTEEDLMSLVTTTTSEEGSPFMTLITYFSRWERLKRAVAVFIAFLAFLQNKEQTINFRTTQIMQKAEKAIVCFIQKITFANKVEKLKKTTSKEDKREHSLPKTSTIFRLDPVLIDGTLRVGGRLSEAAMDSDVKHPMLLPQHSHVTTLIVRDAHEKLGHAGRNHTIAAIRERFWIVSINSAVRRQLHKCITQG from the exons ATGCATGGGGAAAGCATAGTCAAAAGCTACCTTGTCCAGGATCTCGTCGTCAGTGATATAAACGGCCAGAATGGTATACTGCTTCCAAAAACGTATTCCAGACAAGAAATTCCAGTGAGCCATGATCAAATACCCCGTCCAGAACTGTTACGACGCTGGCCATATTTTCACGACGTAGCAAAATCGATTCCTGAAATAATGCCAGAAATAGACATCGGTCTactgattggcagtaattgcccactagcagtggagcctctgaaaatcatatcaacagACGGCAAAGGCCCATTCGCTCTGCAGTATCGTCACGGATGGACAGTCAGCTCCCCAGTAGAGGACAACAGTGTAACGTCTACACATCGAGTAAACAGTAATCGCATTGTGACCGAGGACATTGAGCAGGCTACTGAAATTCTCTCCCCAAACAGAATACTGAATATTCTGGAAAGTGACTTTATTGATAGCCGGGTAGCAAGGTATCCTGGAGAGAAAGGATTGTCTCCAGAGGACACTACATTCCTGAAGAAGGCTGAAAGCAATGTCGTGTTTAAAGACGGTCACTTTGAGATCCCTCTCCCTTTCAGGAATCAGAACTTAATGGTGCCAAATAATAAGATCCTTGCAATCAAACGAGCACTCtatcaaaagaagaaaattcaAAAGGATCCCAAGTACCACTCCGACTACGTCAACTTCATTGACAAAATACTCCAAAATGACTATGCTGAACGTATCCCAGACTCCCTGCTCACAGCCAAATCTGGACATGTGTGGTACCTGCCCCATCATGGAGTGTACAATCAAAGAAAACCAGATAAAATTAGAGTGGTGTTTGACTGTAGTGCAAAATTCAATGGAATATCCTTAAACGATCAGTTGCTGCAAGGGCCTGATCTCACCAATTCTCTGATAGGTGTTCTAACCAGATTCAGAGAACACCAGGTAGCCTTCACTTGTGACGTGGAGTCTATGTTCTACCAAGTGAAAGTACCCAAACACCAATACAACCATCTCAGATTCCTCTGGTGGCCAAACGGTGACATATCAAAAGAACTCAAAGAGTACTGGATGAAGGTACACCTGTTCGGCGCAGTGAGCTCACCAAGTATCGCCAACTACGCACTTAGACGTGTCGCAGATGAAGGAAGCAACTTAAGTTCAGAAGTCGCCCATACAATTAAGCGGAACTTTTACGTCGATGACTGTCTAAAGTCTGTACCCAGTGCCACCGAAGCCAGTTCTCTGATTGCGGAACTGACTGCCGCCTGCCGGGGCTGTGGATTCAGACTGTGTAAATTTACTAGTAATGACGTCTCTGTCCTAAACACAATCCCAGCTGACGATCGATCAAAAGAGTTAAAGACAAGAGACATCAATTATGACCCTCTGCCTACCGAGCACGCCCTCGGAATACTTTGGGTCGTCGAAACGGACACATTTGGCTTCTCAGTGTTGTTGCCAGACAAACCACTGACAAGAAGAGGCATACTCTCCATAGTATCATCCATCTATGACCCCCTTGGTTTTGCTGCTCCATTTGTGCTGCTGGCAAAGCAAATACTGCAAGACCTCTGCAAAGAAACCAATCTCGCCTGGGATGACGAAGTGCCTGATGATTACCAGCGACGTTTCAAACAATGGATTAGTGAAGTCCCGAACCTTCAGAAGATAACAATCCCAAGATGTCTGAAGTTACCACAGCAGGCAAAAGATACGACTTTTCAGATGCACGTTTTCTCAGATGCCAGTACATCTGGGTATGGCGCTGTTGCATACCTAACCTCAAACGAGGGTGGATGTTCGAAAACTTCATTTCTCATCGGAAAAGCAAGGGTTGTTCCATTGAAAGCAACATCTATCCCACGGCTTGAACTCACAGCGGCTGCTGTAGCTGTAAATTTAGGACAGAAAATTACCCTTGAGCTTGATCTCCATCTCAACGAAATCTGCTATTACACAGATTCAACGACAGTCCTTTATTACATCAGAGCTGAGAGAAAGCGTTTTCCAGTGTTTGTGGCCAACAGAGTCCGTCAAATAAGAGACTTCAGCAGCGCTAACCAGTGGAAGTACGTTAGCACCGATTTGAACCCAGCAGACATTGCATCACGTGGAGTAAGTTCTGTGATATCGTCAGACATGACTCGTTGGCTGGAAGGTCCGGATTTCTTGAATATGCCGGCTTCAGAATGCCCTGCAAAGATGCACCCCAGCAGCGAACCGCAGGTTACAGAAGAAGACTTAATGTCTTTAGTTACTACAactacatcagaagaaggatcaccatttatgactttaatcacatatttctccaggtgggagagactgaagagagcagtagcagtattcatagcatttttggctttcttacaaaacaaagaacaaACTATAAATTTCAGGACCACACAGATCATGCAAAAGGCTGAAAAGGCAATCGTTTGCTTTATACAAAAGATCACCTTTGCAAACAAGGTcgagaaactcaagaaaacaacctcgaaagaagacaagagagaacactCGCTACCAAAAACAAGTACGATATTCCGTCTCGACCCAGTGCTCATCGACGGAACTCTGCGAGTGGGAGGACGCCTCTCGGAAGCTGCAATGGACTCCGATGTGAAACATCCTATGCTACTGCCACAACATTCGCACGTCACCACTCTAATCGTACGAGATGCTCATGAGAAACTTGGCCATGCGGGTAGAAATCACACCATTGCAGCAATTAGAGAACGCTTTTGGATTGTTTCAATCAACTCTGCTGTCCGACGTCAACTCCACAAATGCATAAc GCAAGGCTAA